The segment CAAGATCAGCAAGCCAAGCAGATGTACAATCAACTGGCGCAGTCCATGGAGAACATCATCAGCTCGCTGCAGAGCCGGATGAACTACATGGAGCAGGAAGAGCCGCAATACAGGCAGGGATAAAACGCTGGCGGTGTCGTTGTGATTCCAAGCCGGTATGTGCTATAATGTAGGCGAAAAGGAGTGGTGCAGTATTCTAGTCAGTCCTGCGTTTCTGAAGGTGGGCCTAAAAATCCACCGAAGGGCACATCGATGAAGTTCCTGGTGTTGGCTTGGGGAGCCCAGACCTGGGCTGATGCTGGGAGTTAAGGATGGAGGGCGATCCACAAAGGCATGTGGGCGTTGACCCTCCTTCCGCGGAGACCCAAGACGCGTGGGCAACCACGGCTTGGGAGTGAACCTGTACGTTGGCGAAAGCTGCGTACAGCGTAGCCTGCCTTGAGTGAAGCAGCGGGGATTACAGGCTAACCCACTTTATGCTCACTGGCCATGGGCATAATCCGGGTTCTGTATGAAACCTGCTTTGCAAAAGAGGCTAAGGAAACGTCAAGGACTGTCGAGGAAAGCTCCTAGACTGTCCGCTTGGCGGGGCTTTTTGGAGATTAAAGTGTGGACTAAGTGGTAATCCAGTCCGACGAATGGCGACACGTCGAGGCCGGCTGAAAGGGAAACCGCCCGGATGGCGACGTCTGGGTGCTGGCTTGGGAAAACCTACTGGACCTTAAGCCACAGCATTTATCCAAAAAGCTACCACTCCGGTACATACCCGTTCATTTTCAAGGAGCGGTCCAACATATAAATGAGGCTCTTATCCAAAGGCTCCCTTCGATGGAGCATTTTTATTAGCTTTGTAACTTTCGTCTTGGCGATCGGAATATCTTTTGTCTCAACGCTGATGATGGCCAATGTGAGCTGGGGGATAGGGTTTCTCATCCTCCTTTTTATCGTATTTATCGGGATCTTTTTTGACATTCTCGGCATTGCCTCAACGGCGGCGGAAGAACAGCCCTTTCACGCGATGGGAGCGGCGAAGGTACGGGGTGCCCGCCATGCTTTGAAAATCGTGCGAAATGCCGATCAGTTTTCTAATTTTTGCAATGACGTCATTGGCGACATCAGTGGCATCGTCAGCGGCGCCGCCGCTGTGGCTGTGATGACGCAGATCCTCGTTTTGTTCCCTTCTCGCGCGATGGCGGAAAACCTGCTTAATGTACTGATGACGGCTTTTGTGGCGGCTCTTACGGTGGGAGGGAAGGCGGTCGGAAAATCCATCGCCATCCGCCATGCGGAATGGATTGTCTTTCAGATCGGAAAAGTTCTCTATTTTCTTGAGGAACACCTACATATCCGGATCTTTGAAGCGAAAAGGAAGAACGGCACATCTCAAGGGGCTCCTCTGTCCAATAAAAAAGGGAGGAAATAGTGCATGCTCCTCGAACAGATCCACTCGCCTGAACAACTCAAAACGCTGCCCCGTCACCAGTTGCCCCAGCTTGCCCAAGAGATCCGGCAGTTTCTTATTGAGAAATTGTCAGTGACAGGCGGACATCTTGCGCCTAATCTGGGGGTTGTCGAACTGACGCTTGCCTTACATATCATTTTTGACTCTCCCAAAGACAAGATTATCTGGGATGTAGGCCACCAGAGTTATGTACACAAGATCATCACGGGCCGAAAAGAGCAGTTTGACACGCTTCGGCAATTCAGGGGCTTGAGCGGTTTTCCGAGACGCTCTGAGTCGGTGCATGACGTCTGGGAGACAGGGCATAGCAGCACCTCCCTGTCTGCAGCCCTTGGGATGGCTGTGGCTCGGGATCTGAAAAGAGAGAACCATGAAGTGATTGCCGTCATTGGCGATGGCGCGCTGACAGGGGGCATGGCGCTGGAGGCGTTGAATCACATCGGGCATGAAAAACGGAAGCTGATTGTCGTTCTCAACGATAACGAGATGTCGATTTCGCCCAACGTAGGCGCCTTGCACCACTATCTGGGGAGACTGCGGACAGACAAGCATTATGCCCGGGTGAAGGATGAGCTGGAGTACTTCCTCAAACGCGTGCCGGCTATCGGGGAGACGCTCGCCAAAACGGCGGAAAGACTCAAAGACAGCCTGAAGTATCTTGTTTTGGACGGCATCCTGTTTGAAGAACTGGGGTTGACGTACCTGGGTCCGGTGAACGGACATTCGCTGGATGAACTGTTTTCTTCGCTGCAACAGGCAAAACGGCTCAATGAGCCTGTATTGGTCCACGTGGTGACGGTCAAGGGGAAAGGATACGGTCCTGCAGAAAAGGATTCGGTCAAATACCACGGGATCAGCCCCTATAAGATCGAGTCAGGGGAAGTGATGAAAACCTCAGCCGCGCCGTCCTACAGCAGCGTGATGTCCAGGACTCTGATCCAGCTTGCCGAAGAGGATCCGACCATTGTGGCCGTGACGGCAGCTATGCCTGGCGGCACGGGACTGGACCAGTTTGCTGCCGTATTCCCGGAGCGCTTTTTTGATGTAGGGATCGCCGAGCAACATGCGACCACGTTTTGCGGCGGCCTGGCGACACAGGGATTCAAGCCTGTTTTTGCCGTTTATTCCACGTTTCTGCAAAGGGCCTATGATCAGGTGATCCACGACATTTGCCGGCAGAACCTGCACGTCGTCTTTATGGTGGATCGTGCCGGTCTGGTGGGAGCAGACGGAGACACCCACCAGGGGGTTTTTGATTTGGCCTTTTTGCGCGTCGTCCCCAATATGACCCTGATGATGCCCCGTGATGAAAACCAGTTGCGTCATATGGTCTACACAGCGCTGTACCATTGCGAAGGTCCGGTTGCCGTTCGGTACCCGAGGGGCAACGCCCAGGGGCTTGTGCCGGAACAACCGCGAGCCATCCCCATCGGCAAGGCAGAGATTTTGCAGCACGGGAAAAAGGTGGCCATCCTTGCCATCGGCCCGATGGTGGAAGTGGCCCTTCAGGCGGCAGAGCTTCTGCGGCCCTACGGGGTTGAACCGACCGTTGTGGACGCCCGCTTCATCAAACCGCTGGATGAAGAGCTGTTGTCACGGCTTCCCGGCGAACATGAGCTCATTGTGACCATTGAAGAAGCTGCCCGTGCGGCGGGATTCGGCAGCGCCGTGCTGGAATGGTATGCTGATCAGAACATTCATGTGCAGATTGAAAATATCGGGCTGCCCGATCGCTTCATCGAACACGGCAGCATCGCCCAGCTTCGTCAATCGGTCCAACTGACCGCCGATGAATGCGTCCTGCGGATCAAGCGCCTCCTGTTTCAGCAAAAGCCGGATCTCTGGCATGCCTAAATCCTTAATGACAGGCGAGGTTCAACATGTCCAAGATGCCCAAGAAGAACAAGATGCGTATCGATCAATGGCTGGTTGAGCAGGGGTTGATGCCTTCACGGGAAAAGGCGCAGGCGGCGATCATGGCTGGCCTGGTGTTTGTGGATGGGCAGCGGGTGGAGAAAGCAGGAAGCAAAGTGACTCCCGACGCCGCCGTCGAAATCAAGGGAGAATCGATGCCTTACGTCAGCCGCGGGGGCCTCAAACTGGAAAAGGCGATCCACACGTTTGGTGTTTCCCTCCAGGGAGCCACGGTTCTGGACATCGGGGCTTCGACGGGCGGCTTTACCGATTGTGCCCTTCAGCACGGCGCGCGTCTGGTATATGCGGTCGATGTGGGGTATGGGCAGTTGGCATGGAAACTGCGGCAGGATCCGCGTGTCATCCTTTTTGAAAGGACCAATTTCAGATATTTTCAGGCTGAGCGACTGACACATGGCCTTCCTGATTGGGTGACCATCGATGTATCCTTCATTTCGGTCAGGTTGATTTTCCCGGTCCTTGCCAACTTTCTGCCCGCCGAAAGCCATGTGATCACCTTGCTGAAACCGCAATTTGAAGCCGGAAGGCAACTAGTGGGAAAAAAAGGGATCGTTAGCGATCCCGAAGTTCACAAAAAAGTGTTGCATCAGCTCCTTGTGGCGATAGCGGAGCTGGGTTTTCACGGGTTGGGCCTGACCTTTTCCCCCATTACGGGCGGGGATGGGAACATTGAATTCCTTTCCCTGCACCAATTTTTACCGGGAGAGAAACCGGACGCCATATCATTCCAGAAAGTGGAAGAAGTGGTTGCGGCTGCCCATGCTGAGCTGTCATCGGGGCGTGCTTGAATCCCTGGCAAACGAGGTGATCCACATGGTCTGCGTCGGGATTTATGTCAATCCAACCAAAAAACATGCCTGGGAAGTCGCGAACCAACTGGTGCACTTGTTGGAGCAACACGGAAGCAAGCCCGTTTTGGAACCGGCCACGGCCGATTACCTGAAACGGAGTGACCTGGCGCTTCCGTTTGAGCAATTTCATCAGCGTGTTGAATTGGTTTTTGTCCTCGGGGGAGACGGCACATTGCTGGGAGTCGCGCGAGCCTTGGCGCCTTATCCCATTCCCATCCTCGGCATCAATCTCGGGCATCTGGGATTTCTCTCCGAGGCGGAACCGCACAATTTGGCAGACAGTGTTCGGCAGATCCTGGCAAAGCGGTATATCGTAGAAGAACGGATGATGCTGGAAACGCAGCTTTTTCGTGCCGGCAAACGGACGCATACGTTTCAGGCATTGAATGATGTGGGCATAGCCAAGGGATCCTTTTCCCGCATGGTGACCAACAAAGTATTGGTCAACGGGATGCTGCTCGGAAAATATTCTGGCGACGGCGTGCTGATTTCCAGTCCGACAGGCTCGACCGCCTATTCCCTTTCTGCAGGCGGGCCGATCATCAGCCCGAATGTAGAGGTATTGCTTTTCACCCCCATCGCCCCGCATACGCTGACCGCCCGTCCGATTGTCCTGTCGCCGGATGATGAAGTGGAGATCCAGGTTCTCTCCGATCATGAAGATCTGGGCTTGACCGTGGACGGGCAACTCGGCGTCCAGCTGCAACATGGGGATCAGATTCTGGTCCGTCGTTCCCCGTACACAACCCAGCTTGTCAAGTGGCGGGAGAATACGTTTTTTGAAGTGGTGCGGGAGAAGCTCCAGGGTCAAACCCAGGAAGAAGAGGAAGGGACTTGCAAGTGAAGGCGAAAAGGCGTCTCAAGATTCGCGAAATCATTGCCACGCAAGATATAGAAACCCAGGAGGAATTGGCGGAGGCATTGCGGCAGGCAGGGTTTCCTGTCACGCAGGCGACGATTTCCCGCGACATCAAGGAAATGCAACTGGTGAAAACACCGACGGCAAATGGCCGCTACAAGTATGCGCTGCCTGGGGACAGGGGAGTCAGCTCGCTGCAAAAATTGCGCCGGGCGCTCGAAGACAGTTTCGTCAAGCTGGATTACACGGAGTATTTCCTTGTTTTAAAAACCTTGCCCGGAAATGCCCATGCCGTCGCGGCGCTGATCGATCACCTGGAATGGCCCGAGGTGATGGGAACCATTGGCGGTGACGATACTATTTTGATCATTTGCCGCAGTCAGGAACTGACGGAGAGGGTGGCGGAGCGGATTCTAGAATTGCTGTAGCAGGTGAGGCGCATGCTGGAAGAATTGCACATCAGGCAGTTTGTCACTTTTGAAGAGCTGCATCTGCGTTTCGGCCGCGGTTTGCATATCCTGACGGGGGAATCGGGAGCAGGTAAATCGGTGATTCTGGATGCGCTGCAGCTATTGATGGGACAGCGCGCATCAGCCGATTATATTCGTCAGGGAGCCGAGAAAAGCTACCTCGAAGCGCTTTTTACATATCATTCGACACACCCTGTGCGGGAACTTTTGGCAGCGGCGGGCATTGCCGAGGAAGTAGAAACTGACGGGGAAAACGGGGAATGCTATTCTTTAATCCTGCAACGGGAAATTACGCGGCAGGGGCGCAGCACCTGCAGGGTCAACGGGCATTTGGTCCCGTTAAGCCTGCTTCGCCGTTTGGGAGAGGTTCTGGTAAACGTGTACAGGCAGCAGGAAAGCCATACCCTGAACGATCTGCAGGTGCAACGCCAGTGGCTCGACAGTCTGTTGCCGGAGGAAGGAAAAGCCCACCTGCAGGAGTATCGCAAGTGGTGGGAAAAATACCGGGATTGGCAACAGGAGTACCAGCATCTTCTCGAGCGTGAAAAACAATGGCTGCATCAGCAAGACCTCTACCGTTACCAGCTGGAAGAAATCCGCAACGCCTCCCTTGAGATCGGTGAGGAAGAACGGCTTGCCGCGGAACAGAAAATCCTTTCTCACGCAGAAAAGATCCAATACGCCATGCACAGCGCATACCATGCGCTCGCTGCTTCCCAAGGCGCGACCGATCAACTGGGCAAGGCGCTTGCTGATTTGGAACAAATCGTCCATCTGGACAGTGAATTAAAGCCGCTGATCGAGCTTCTCAACCAGGCCTATTACGCGACAGAAGAGGCCATCATTCAGTTGCGCAGGAAAAAAGAAACGTTTCACTTCGATCCGCACCGGCTTCATCAGATAGAAGAGCGGGTCTCGCTTATCCAGCATTTGAAGCGAAAATACGGCGATTCCATTGAGGCCATCTTGTCCTATGCCCGGCAGATTGAAGCAGAACTGGCACAGCTGGACCAGAGGGAAGAACGGCTGGCAGTGTTGAAGCGATCCATTTCGGAAGCGGAACAACACATGGCCATGCATGCCGAAAAATTGTCACGTTTCCGCCGCCGGCTGGCCGAGCAGTTGACTGAACAAATCCAGGCCGAACTGAATCAACTGCAACTGGGGAATATGCGTTTTCTGATCCAGGTCCTCCCTCGCCGTGAAGGCGGGGCGGATGCCCCGAAACGCCGCGTGTTCGACGCGCAGGGAATGGACGAAGTGTTGTTTCTTGTCTCACCCTATGCGGGGGCCGAGCCGTTGCCGATATCCAAAGTGGCCTCAGGGGGCGAGTTGTCCCGGCTGATGCTGGCGTTGAAAACAGTGTTTTCCAGCGTTGTTTTTTCCGAAACCAAAGAGACGACCACCATTGTTTTTGATGAAATTGACACCGGAATATCCGGGCAGAGCGCCCAAGCGGTGGCGGAGAAATTGATTCGCCTTTCCCGGGAGCACCAAGTGCTCTGCATTTCCCACCTCCCCCAAGTGGTCTGTATGGCCGACGCCCACTACCTGGTGCAAAAAGAAATCGGCGAGAACGGTGTAACCTCCGGCGTCCGCCTTCTGGACAGGCCTGAGCGCATTCAGGCTTTAGCCCGTATGTTGGAAGGAGATCACACGTCGGAACTCTCCCTTCAACACGCGGAAAATATGCTCCGGCGTGCGGAACAATTCAAGCAAACGATGTGGCCCGCGTAGCGGACACGGATGGAAGAAGCTTTGGAAAAAGAAGGATGAAACCTGTTCAGTTGGGCAATCCTAATAGCATCCCGAAAAAAGCGTGGGTGGCAGGATTTGTGGTTTATAAAAGCCTCCACGTACGGAGATCCTATGGGTACAGCGTGAAAAGACAGTTCAATCATCATGCTGGAGGGGATATGGGGGGTAAGGTGGGAGTGTGATTTTTTTGAATCAGCATTGGGCAAAACGTCTGTTCGGCCTTATTACCGCTTCGCTCTTGCTTCTTTTTGCTTTTTCATCCTCCTTTCTGGAATTTTCCACATTACCCGATCAACTTCGCTTTATCAAGGGCTCCGTTCATCAGCTGCCAAAGCTGAGCTTTACGACGGTCCAAACGACGAACACCGACGTTCTTTCTCTCCTCGACGCAGAGCAGCAAGCCACAACAGCGTTCACTTTTCAGACCAGGCAAACGGGAGAAACCCAACTGCAAGTCAAGCTTTTTGACAAGTTCCCGATTAAGACGGTCAATGTCGATGTCCTTCCTGACATCAAGTTAATCCCTGGGGGGCAATCCATTGGTGTCCAGCTTCAATCAGCCGGAGTGATGGTGGTCGGTTACCACATGGTTGAAAACTCCCGTCACCAACAAGTTTCACCCGCAAAAAAATCAGATATTCAAATTGGTGACCTGATTGTTCGCCTGAACAAAAAGCCGGTTCTCTCTTCGGAACAATTTACAAAACAGGTACAGGAGGCTGGGGAAAAAGGGGAGCCAGTCGAGATCGAACTGGTCAGAGGGAAAGAAAAAGTGCAAGTCCGGGTGCTGCCTGAAAAAAATGGAAGCACGGGAAAATATCAAGTCGGGCTCTATGTCAGAGATTCTGCCGCCGGTGTTGGCACACTGACGTTTTATCACCCGGAAAAAAAAGTTTACGGTGCCTTGGGCCATGTCATTACAGACATGGATACGCAAAAGCCCATCGTCGTCGGTGACGGAAAAATCCTCCTTTCCCATGTGTCGTCGATTCAACGGGGTGAAAGCGGCAGTCCGGGACAGAAGAGAGCTTTCTTCTACCATGACAAACCGATCGGAACGATCGAGAAGAATACGCCCTTCGGGATTTTTGGAAAGATAGAAAACTTTCCATACAACAGTTTGCCGCGGGAGGCCATTCCTGTCGCTTACGCCGAGGATGTGAAAAAAGGACCGGCAGAGATTCTGACTGTGGTTGAAGGGGACAAGGTGCAGCGTTACCGCATTGAGATTGTCGATGTCTTCCCGCAGCGATACCCAGCGACAAAAGGCATGATCATACGCGTCACCGATCCGGAGTTGCTTGACAAAACGGGTGGGATTGTCCAGGGCATGAGCGGCAGTCCCATCATCCAAAACGGCTGCCTCGTCGGTGCCGTGACCCATGTTTTCGTCAATGATCCCACGTCGGGTTATGCCACCTTTATCGAATGGATGTTGCGTGATGCGGGGTTATTGGAACAACATCCGAGGACAGGTGAATCGTCCTCGGATTTTTTTGCATTTTTAGAAGGAATTCCCTGACCCCTTGTCGAAGTTGTAAAACGATGAGAAATGGCATTGAGCAAAGTGGGTAGGAGGGTTTCATTTGGAGAAAGTCCATGTCATGATTGCAGACGATAATCGGGAATTTACGAAATTGTTGTCAGATTTTTTGGAGAAAGAAGATCGGATTGAAATTGTCGGTACATACTACAATGGAAATGAAGTCGTGGAAGCTTTGCAAACCTCTTCCAGCCTTCCGGATGTCATCATTCTGGACATCATCATGCCTTACCTGGACGGTCTAGGCGTGCTGGAGCAGATGAAAGAGCTCCGTTTGAGCAAGTCGCCGAAAGTGATCATGCTCACCGCTTTTGGGCAAGAGTCCATTACCAAAAAGGCGGTTGACCTGGGAGCCTCGTATTACATTTTGAAGCCGTTCGACATGCAGCTGTTGCTGCAGCGGATTTATCAAGTGGCTGATCCGGTGTCCTACACATTGTCTGGCTCTGGACTGCGGCACCATAGCCTGTGTCTGGAAACGCCCAATGGACACGAACCGGTCATGTTGCCGGGACAGGGACAAAACCCGCTCCGGGAGCTGGAGATCAAAGTCACCGACATCATTCACGAATTTGGCGTTCCGGCCCATATCAAGGGGTATCTTTATTTGCGCGAAGCCATTATGATGGTCTACCATGAGATTGAGTTGCTTGGTCATATCACGCGAAAGCTGTATCCTCGCATTGCCGAAAAATACATGACGACACCTTCCCGCGTGGAGCGAGCCATCCGGCACGCGATTGAGGTGGCCTGGAACCGCGGGAACCTGGAGTCCATCGAGAAAGTGTTTGGGTATACGGTACACCTGGATCGCACCAAGCCGACCAATTCCGAGTTTATTGCCATGATTGCGGACAAGCTTCGCCTGGAGTTAAAAGCGGGTTGACCGGTTTGTCTCTATCTTACAATCTTTAGCAAAATCCGACAAGCGATTTGGGGCAGAATTCAGCCGAATTCTGCCCCAATTTGTATTTATTTCCAAGGATTGAAATCGATGTCAGGATGGAAAAATACTAACGCAGGAATTTGATGCGTATCGCAAGGAGAGAGTGCGGGATGTTCACTCAGACCTCACGGCCCATCTTCGACGTGAGCATGGCAGAGGACGCCGGGGAAGGATCAGCCACAACCATTATCGGGACATGTATCGTAGACGGTTCGACAAAACGATTGTTGAAGCGCATTCAGCCGGGGCAAATCGCGGTGCTCTCCCACCAGGATATTGATGAACTTGCCGCATCGGAATTGGTTGAAAAAAAGGTATCGGCGGTGATCAACGCCCGTTCGACGTTCAGCGGCCGGTATCAGACAGCCGGTCCAAGGCGGCTTTTGGAAGCGCAAATACCAGTTTTCGATCTCAGGCGTTCCAAAGATTTTCAGCTTTTCCGGGAAGGGATGACGCTCTGGTTGACCGATCGGGAGATCGGCTGCTGGGACGGGACGCATTTCCATTTGCTTGCCGAGGCCAGCCGGCTGACTTGGGATGCCTATCGGCAACGGTGGAGCCAGGCGAAAGACAACCGGTTGATGGAATTCCACAAATTTGCCGAAAACACGCTGAAAAATGCCCAAATGGATTTGCATCAGATGTTCCATCAGAGCGCCAACCTGCCCCTGACCACCGTGATGGCAGGGCGAACTGTCGTGATTGTGGCGCGCGGACAACATTACAAAAAGGATTTGCAGGTGCTGCGACCGTTTATTCTCAGGGAAAAGCCCCTCCTGATCGGGGTGGATGG is part of the Bacillus thermozeamaize genome and harbors:
- a CDS encoding SpoIVB peptidase; this translates as MNQHWAKRLFGLITASLLLLFAFSSSFLEFSTLPDQLRFIKGSVHQLPKLSFTTVQTTNTDVLSLLDAEQQATTAFTFQTRQTGETQLQVKLFDKFPIKTVNVDVLPDIKLIPGGQSIGVQLQSAGVMVVGYHMVENSRHQQVSPAKKSDIQIGDLIVRLNKKPVLSSEQFTKQVQEAGEKGEPVEIELVRGKEKVQVRVLPEKNGSTGKYQVGLYVRDSAAGVGTLTFYHPEKKVYGALGHVITDMDTQKPIVVGDGKILLSHVSSIQRGESGSPGQKRAFFYHDKPIGTIEKNTPFGIFGKIENFPYNSLPREAIPVAYAEDVKKGPAEILTVVEGDKVQRYRIEIVDVFPQRYPATKGMIIRVTDPELLDKTGGIVQGMSGSPIIQNGCLVGAVTHVFVNDPTSGYATFIEWMLRDAGLLEQHPRTGESSSDFFAFLEGIP
- a CDS encoding NAD(+) kinase (catalyzes the phosphorylation of NAD to NADP), which produces MVCVGIYVNPTKKHAWEVANQLVHLLEQHGSKPVLEPATADYLKRSDLALPFEQFHQRVELVFVLGGDGTLLGVARALAPYPIPILGINLGHLGFLSEAEPHNLADSVRQILAKRYIVEERMMLETQLFRAGKRTHTFQALNDVGIAKGSFSRMVTNKVLVNGMLLGKYSGDGVLISSPTGSTAYSLSAGGPIISPNVEVLLFTPIAPHTLTARPIVLSPDDEVEIQVLSDHEDLGLTVDGQLGVQLQHGDQILVRRSPYTTQLVKWRENTFFEVVREKLQGQTQEEEEGTCK
- a CDS encoding DNA repair protein RecN, which translates into the protein MLEELHIRQFVTFEELHLRFGRGLHILTGESGAGKSVILDALQLLMGQRASADYIRQGAEKSYLEALFTYHSTHPVRELLAAAGIAEEVETDGENGECYSLILQREITRQGRSTCRVNGHLVPLSLLRRLGEVLVNVYRQQESHTLNDLQVQRQWLDSLLPEEGKAHLQEYRKWWEKYRDWQQEYQHLLEREKQWLHQQDLYRYQLEEIRNASLEIGEEERLAAEQKILSHAEKIQYAMHSAYHALAASQGATDQLGKALADLEQIVHLDSELKPLIELLNQAYYATEEAIIQLRRKKETFHFDPHRLHQIEERVSLIQHLKRKYGDSIEAILSYARQIEAELAQLDQREERLAVLKRSISEAEQHMAMHAEKLSRFRRRLAEQLTEQIQAELNQLQLGNMRFLIQVLPRREGGADAPKRRVFDAQGMDEVLFLVSPYAGAEPLPISKVASGGELSRLMLALKTVFSSVVFSETKETTTIVFDEIDTGISGQSAQAVAEKLIRLSREHQVLCISHLPQVVCMADAHYLVQKEIGENGVTSGVRLLDRPERIQALARMLEGDHTSELSLQHAENMLRRAEQFKQTMWPA
- a CDS encoding sporulation transcription factor Spo0A, with translation MEKVHVMIADDNREFTKLLSDFLEKEDRIEIVGTYYNGNEVVEALQTSSSLPDVIILDIIMPYLDGLGVLEQMKELRLSKSPKVIMLTAFGQESITKKAVDLGASYYILKPFDMQLLLQRIYQVADPVSYTLSGSGLRHHSLCLETPNGHEPVMLPGQGQNPLRELEIKVTDIIHEFGVPAHIKGYLYLREAIMMVYHEIELLGHITRKLYPRIAEKYMTTPSRVERAIRHAIEVAWNRGNLESIEKVFGYTVHLDRTKPTNSEFIAMIADKLRLELKAG
- a CDS encoding arginine repressor, with translation MKAKRRLKIREIIATQDIETQEELAEALRQAGFPVTQATISRDIKEMQLVKTPTANGRYKYALPGDRGVSSLQKLRRALEDSFVKLDYTEYFLVLKTLPGNAHAVAALIDHLEWPEVMGTIGGDDTILIICRSQELTERVAERILELL
- a CDS encoding RNA methyltransferase; the encoded protein is MPKKNKMRIDQWLVEQGLMPSREKAQAAIMAGLVFVDGQRVEKAGSKVTPDAAVEIKGESMPYVSRGGLKLEKAIHTFGVSLQGATVLDIGASTGGFTDCALQHGARLVYAVDVGYGQLAWKLRQDPRVILFERTNFRYFQAERLTHGLPDWVTIDVSFISVRLIFPVLANFLPAESHVITLLKPQFEAGRQLVGKKGIVSDPEVHKKVLHQLLVAIAELGFHGLGLTFSPITGGDGNIEFLSLHQFLPGEKPDAISFQKVEEVVAAAHAELSSGRA
- a CDS encoding 1-deoxy-D-xylulose-5-phosphate synthase, encoding MLLEQIHSPEQLKTLPRHQLPQLAQEIRQFLIEKLSVTGGHLAPNLGVVELTLALHIIFDSPKDKIIWDVGHQSYVHKIITGRKEQFDTLRQFRGLSGFPRRSESVHDVWETGHSSTSLSAALGMAVARDLKRENHEVIAVIGDGALTGGMALEALNHIGHEKRKLIVVLNDNEMSISPNVGALHHYLGRLRTDKHYARVKDELEYFLKRVPAIGETLAKTAERLKDSLKYLVLDGILFEELGLTYLGPVNGHSLDELFSSLQQAKRLNEPVLVHVVTVKGKGYGPAEKDSVKYHGISPYKIESGEVMKTSAAPSYSSVMSRTLIQLAEEDPTIVAVTAAMPGGTGLDQFAAVFPERFFDVGIAEQHATTFCGGLATQGFKPVFAVYSTFLQRAYDQVIHDICRQNLHVVFMVDRAGLVGADGDTHQGVFDLAFLRVVPNMTLMMPRDENQLRHMVYTALYHCEGPVAVRYPRGNAQGLVPEQPRAIPIGKAEILQHGKKVAILAIGPMVEVALQAAELLRPYGVEPTVVDARFIKPLDEELLSRLPGEHELIVTIEEAARAAGFGSAVLEWYADQNIHVQIENIGLPDRFIEHGSIAQLRQSVQLTADECVLRIKRLLFQQKPDLWHA